The Thamnophis elegans isolate rThaEle1 chromosome Z, rThaEle1.pri, whole genome shotgun sequence genome contains a region encoding:
- the ARF1 gene encoding ADP-ribosylation factor 1 has translation MGNIFANLFKGLFGKKEMRILMVGLDAAGKTTILYKLKLGEIVTTIPTIGFNVETVEYKNISFTVWDVGGQDKIRPLWRHYFQNTQGLIFVVDSNDRERVNEAREELMRMLAEDELRDAVLLVFANKQDLPNAMNAAEITDKLGLHSLRHRNWYIQATCATSGDGLYEGLDWLSNQLRNQK, from the exons ATGGGAAATATTTTTGCCAACCTTTTCAAAGGCCTCTTCGGCAAAAAAGAAATGCGTATACTTATGGTCGGACTGGATGCCGCAGGAAAAACTACCATATTATACAAGCTTAAACTCGGGGAAATAGTAACTACCATCCCTACCATAG GTTTTAATGTAGAAACAGTAGAATACAAGAATATTAGCTTCACGGTGTGGGATGTCGGCGGACAGGATAAGATCAGACCGCTCTGGCGCCATTATTTCCAAAATACACAAG GCTTGATCTTTGTGGTTGACAGCAACGACAGAGAGCGAGTCAACGAAGCCAGAGAAGAGCTGATGAGGATGTTGGCAGAAGACGAGCTCAGAGATGCTGTCCTTTTAGTCTTCGCTAACAAACAG GACCTGCCGAATGCCATGAATGCTGCGGAAATCACGGACAAGCTAGGACTCCATTCTCTCCGCCACAGAAACTGGTACATCCAGGCCACCTGCGCCACGAGTGGGGACGGCCTCTATGAAGGACTGGACTGGCTGTCCAATCAGCTCCGAAACCAGAAATGA